From the Agromyces laixinhei genome, the window GTTCCGGGAGGCGGTGATCTGGTGTCTTGCGTCGGAAACGCCTGAACAAGCACGTGCCTGACGCAGCACAACCCTCCGAGTGTACCGGAGGGCCGCTGCGTGCTGTCTGGGTGGTGCCTAGAGCTTGGTGACCTGGTCGAAGCTGAGCTCGACCGGGGTCTCGCGCTCGAAGAGCGAGACGAGCACGATGAGCTTGCCGCTCTCGGGCTTGATCTCGCTGATCGTGCCTGGCAGGCCCGCGAACGAGCCGTCCTTGATGGTGATCGTCTCGCCGACCTCGAAGTCGACCTCGGCGGGGATCGCACGGGCTGCGCCGGTGGCGGCGCCCGCCTTCGCGCCCTTCACTGGGGCGACATCCTTGATCTCGACGAGGCTCTTCAGCATGCCGAAGGCCTCTTCGAAGCGAAGGGGGGTCGGGTTGTGCGCGTTGCCGACGAAGCCGGTCACGCCCGGGGTGTGGCGGATGACCGACCACGAGTCCTCGTTGAGGTCCATGCGCACGAGCACGTAGCCGGGGATGCGGACGCGCGTGACCATCTTGCGCTGGCCGTTCTTGATCTCGACGACGTCTTCCATCGGCACTTCGACCTGGTAGACGTAGTCGGCCATGGCCATCGACTCACGGCGCTGTTCGATGTTCGCCTTCACGCGGCGCTCGAAGCCCGCGTAGGAGTGGATGACGTACCACTTGCCGGGGAGGAAACGAAGCTCGGCGCGGAACTCCGCGTACGGGTCGGTCTCTTCTTCGTCTTCTTCGATGACGGCTTCGGCAGCGGCCTCGGCCTCGTCGGCCGAGTCGATGTCGAGAGCGTCGTCGACCACGGCGTCGGCCTCGGGGTCGTTCGACTCGGCGATCGCGTCGAGCACCGCATCGAGATCGACCTCTTCGCCGTCGTCGACGACGTGCACGGCACGGTGCTCGGCCGCTTCGACCGCGTGCTCGTCGTGCTCGAGCACCTTGCCCGTCTGCGCCTCGTCGTCTTCGGCCGACTGCTCGGCAGCCGTGGCCCAGTCGACGTCGTCGCGCTCAGTCCTTGACACTTCTTCTCAATTCCTTTTCTCCGGTGCGCCAGCGGCGAACCGGATCCGTCGAACCCGAAGGCCCGATCAGACCCCCGGTGTTCCGAAGACGTACAGCACTGCCACGCTGAACACCTGGTCGAACACCCACACGATCGCCATCATGATGATGACGAACACGAGCACGACAGTCGTGAAACTGATGAGCTCTTTGCGGGTCGGCGTGACGACCTTCTTCAGTTCGGCGATGACCTGCCGGATGAACAGGGCGACGCGCGAAAAGGGGTTCCGACGCGATGCGCGTTCGCGCTTCGCGTTGGCGACGACGTCTTCACTCGGTTCGTCGATTACTTTGCGTGCCACCTCGTACACCTTTCATGGGCCGGCAATCGCTGCCGGCTCGCAGGGCGGACAGGACTCGAACCTGCAACCTGCGGTTTTGGAGACCGCTGCTCTACCAATTGAGCCACCGCCCTATGGATCGCCCCGGGCGACCGGGACTCTTCCACCGGTTGCCGAGCGCCACGATTCTTCACGTTTCTCACCAGGTGATGGCCCGAAAATAGGCGCAGAGAATCTTGGCTGACTTCAGCAACCTCACCAAGTGTATGCGACGCCGAAGGCAGAGTAAAGCCGAGCGGATGCCCCGGCGCGCGGCGGCAGTCCGACACATCCGTGCACCCTTCCTCCACGGCCCGATCGGCATAGATTGGGCGTATGACCATCGACCGCGCGTCGCGCCTCGTCCCCGAGCCGCGCAGCAGCGCGGACGTCACCGGGGAGCATTCGCAGTTCCGCCTCGACCTCGAGCGCATCAGGTTCTCGCCGTACTTCTCGCGCCTCTCCGCCGTCACCCAGGTGATCGCACAGCCGGGGGCCGGCCCCCTCATCCACAACCGGCTCACGCACTCGATCAAGGTCACCGCGGTCGCGCGGGCGATCGCGGTGAAGCTGTCGGATGCCGCGTCGCCGGCCCGTGACTTCGCACTCGAGCACGGCTGCGATGCCGTCGTCGTGCAGGCCGCCGCGAGCGCCCACGACCTCGGGCACCCGCCCTTCGGCCACCTCGGCGAGCGCGTGCTCGACCGCCTCTCACGCGAGACCCTCGGGCTCGTCGACGGCTTCGAGGGCAATGCGCAGAGCTACCGGATCCTCACGGCCCTCGACGTGAGCGCGGCCGCGCCGCTCGGGCTCAACCTCACGGCCGCCGTGCGTACGGCCGTCGCGAAGTATCCGTGGACGCGATACGTCGACGCGGCGTCGCTGGGCACCGGGCCGCTGCCGCGCGGGCTGCGGCGCACCGAGCAGGGCATCGAGGTCGTGAAGTACTCGGCCTACGGCATCGATGCCCTCGATCTCGAGCAGGCGCGATCCGGGCTTCCGCCCATGCAGCAGTCGCTCGAGTGCTCGATCATGGACATCGCCGACGACGTCGCCTACTCGATCCACGATGTCGACGACTTCTACCGCGCCGGCGTGCTCAGCCAGGGCGCCGTCGCGCGGGAGTTCCGCGGCTGGGCGATGACCGGGTCGAAGCTCCGCGCGCTCGACGGCGCGGCCCTCACCGCGCGCACGGCCCCGCCCGGCAGCGCCCTCGAGTCGCTGCGCCGCAAGTTCGCTCGCGACGACCCGTGGGTCGCCGACGACGACGCCTTCGCCGAGGCCGTCGCCGTCGTGGCCGACGACCTCGTCGACGGACTGCTCGCGACGCCCTTCGACGGATCGATCGCCTCGGAGCGGGCGCTCTCGTCGTTCACGAATCGCTGGATCAGCCACCTGCAGTCGTCAGTCGTGCCTGCGCCGCACGACGTCGCGCGCTCGGGCCTCGTGACCCTCGACCGCCGCGCCTGGCACGAGGTCGAGATCCTGAAGTTCGTGCACCGGCACTTCATCCTCGACCGGGCCGACATCGTCATGTACCAGCGCGGGCTCAGCCGGGTGCTCGCGCGCGCCGTCAAGGGGCTCACCGCGTGGGCGACCGACGAGCACGATCGCGACCGCGTGCCGCAGCGGCTGAAGGAACTCGTGGAGATCGCGACCGACGGATACGCGTCGCTCCGCGACGGTCGCCCCGACGGCGTCCCGATCCCCGCGGCCGGCGATGTGCGCCGTCTCGGAGTCGGCCGCGGGGTGATCGACTACGTCGCCTCGCTCTCCGACGATCAGGCCCTCGCGGTGTCGGAGGCGCTCGACGGCCGCCCCGACCGGCTCTGGGACATCGGCCAGAACCTCTGAACGAAACGGGGCCGTGCGGATGCCGCGTGGCATCTGCACGGCCCCGAAGCCGTTACTCGGTGTCAGGCCGAAGCGCCTGCGCGACGACGGTAGACGAGCACCGCACCGGCTGCGAGCAGCAGTGCACCGCCGACGAGCGGCAGGGTCGCGTCGAAGCCGGTCTCGGCGAGGGCGGGCCCGGCCGCGCCGGCACCCGTGGCGGGCGCTGCGAGGACGTTGATCTTCACGATCGCGTCGGCGTAGTTCTGCGCCTCCTCGCTGCTGCCGATCGCGTAGGTCACCGTGACCAGGTGCTCGCCGGGCGTGAGCGCGGCGAGCGTCTCAACCGACAGCGGCACGGTGAGGAGCCCGGTGTTGTCGGTCTGGTACACGCCGACGGGAACGGGAGTCGAGTACGCGTACACGTTGAAGAAGGTGAACGCCGCCCATGCGCCGGCGCCTTCCCATGCCTCGCCCATGTCGACGGAGAGCTGACCGGCAGTGCCCTGCGTGAACGTGCCGCCGTCATAGATCGTGCCCTGGTACTCGTTCTCGATGTACTCGGCGAGCGCGGTGGAGTCGGCGAAGGGAGCTGCGCCGAGCTCCGGTGCGGCCTCGGGCTGACCGAAGAGGGTCAGCTGCGAGCCCCACTTGATGCTGTACAGGTTGCCGGTCGCACCGCTATTGACGAAGACGCCGTAGCCGAGCAGCGTGATGTCGTCGGCGGCGGGGTTCGCACCCTCGATCGCGGCGAGCAGGTTCTCGAGGGTGTCGGTGGCGTTCGCGGCGTATGCGGTTCCGGCGATCGCCTTGCTCGTCGTCCACTGCTGGCCGAGGTCGGCATAGCTCTGGACCGGATCCGCCGGACGTAGGGTCGTGTACTGCTGTGCGCCGGCAGCGTCGTCGTAGAAGAGCGGGATCTGGAAGTAGGCGTTGCTCGCGCTCCACTGGATGCCGCCGGCGATCAGGTCGCGCAGGTCGCCGTTGTCGGCGTCCTCGTCGAAGCCGTTGAGGACCTGCACCTTGCCGGCGAGGTCGAGTCCCCAATCGCCGTCGGTGGCGTCGGCGAACGAACCCCCCGCTGCGGCGCCGTCGTGCCAGCCGACGTACGTCGATTCATCGGGGCGGATGTCGGCGGCCGCGACGTACTCGGCCACCTCAGGGGAATCGAAGGCCTGCGCCGGCGCGGCGCCGACGAGTGCCAGGCCACCGCCCATCGCGATGGCGGCGCCGATGGCGGCGAATCTGGTCGTACGTCGTTCGAGGGCCATGAATGGGTCCTGTTCTGTGTGGGTCTTCGCTGAGGGCACGTGAAGTGCATGCAGACATGGATCGAGCCGCGCACACGGCGCAGCTCGATTCGGATGCATATGTTCACGATGAGACTATGCGGAGGACTCTCTCCGGAAACACCCCCCGTTCGGGCGACACGGGCTCGATCCATCGCGCCGAAGGGTCGGCGATGCCCCGGGCGCGCGTGCGGCGCGGGCCCGGGGCATCCGTCGGATCACCGACTGCGACTCAGCCGCAGGAGCGTGCGTCGTAGGCCGCGGTGAGGGTCGAGGTGACCGCAGCCCCGTTGAGCGTCGCGCTCACCTCGACGGTGGCCGTTCCCGCCGGCACGCTCGCCAGGCGCGTCGTGAACGAGTGCACCGCGTTCTTGCCCGCCGCCACGCTCGCGAACGACTTCTCACCGTGCGCGGTGGTCATCTCGAGCGAGACCGGCTCGTCTTCGCGGTTCGTCGCCTTGACGGTGACGTATGCCTTCGAGCCGACGCATCGCGTCTCGGCCACGACATCGACCTGTACCTCCGGCACGACCACCGCAGGCCCCGCAACGGCGAGCTCGCCGACGGTCGCCCACGGGTTCCCGTTCACCTCGCTCGTCGCGACGAGCTTGACGTATCGCGCCGTCGTCGGTCCGAAGGGAGCGAGCTGCGCGTCCGCGTTGTCGACGAAGGTGCCGCTCACCACCGGCTCGCCCCACGCGCCGTCGACAGTCGCGACCGTCGACGAGGTGTAGACCTCGTAGTTCGCGATACGACCGTTGGCCCCGCCGGTGCCGGTGCTCGACCGGCCCGTGTACCAGACGCCGCACACCGACTGTTCGGCGCCGAGGTCGACGACGATCGAGTGAGGGTACTGCGCCTCGGTCGGCGACCACTGCGAGTGCCAGTAGGTGGCGGGGTTGCCGTCGATCGCGGCGGCCGCCGGACCGTTCGGGGCGGGCTCGCCCGACGTCTGCTGGCTCGAGACCGCGGCGATCGCGCTCGGAGTGAGCTGCTCGGTGGTGCAGATCGCGTTCGTCGCCGCCGTCGCCCGCGCCACGACCGCTCCCGCGTCGTCGACGAGTTCGAAGACGAACTCGCCCGATCCCGTCGCCGCGGATGCGTTGTGCAGGGTGAACGCCGCCTCGACGCTCGCGCCCTGCGCGAGGTCGCCGACCTCGATCGAGCCGGGCTCGGCCGACCAGCCGGCCGGCGTCGCCGCGACGCGCACCGTGGCACCGGTGACATCCGCATCGGACGTGTTCGTCGCTGTCACGGTGACGGCGGTCTCGTCGCCCGGCGCCGCCGTGATCGCGGCCGGGGTGGCGTGCATCGCGACATCGCCCGTGATCTTCCACACCGTCTTGCCCCAGTCACCGGGTGTCTGCACGACGAGCCCGTCGGCGACCGTCTTCGGCGCCGCGTGCGAGACGGGCACGTCGACCAGGCCGGCCGAGACCGAGACGAACTGCTGGCTCGCGGCGTTCGCCACGGTGTAGCCGCCGTCGACCGCGCGCAGCTGCCACTTCTGCAGCGTCGTGTTCGCGCACGCGGCGAACTGGGCGCCGATGCCGATCTCGACCGGCACGCCGAGACGCATGGTGCCGTCGCGTGAGAGGTCGAGACAGCGCCCGTCGGGCGCGGTGACGGTGTAGTACCCGTCTGCGGTGGGCGCGAACGACAACTGCGCGGCGTCGTCGCCGAGGGCGAGCGCACCGGCAGCGTCGATGACCAGTGATCCCTCGCCGTCGGCGCCGGCCACCGTGAAGGCGCCGCCGGGAAGCGGCTGACGCTCGGCGCTCTCCCACAGCGGGGTGTGCCCGATGGTGTCCATCGCCGCTCGGAACGCGTCGAACGTCGCCCACGGGCGAGTGCCCGACCACGTCGACTGCGCGACGAAGCGCAGCGGTTCGAACATGCGCGCCTCGGTGGTGTTCTCGGCCTCGGCGGGGGTTCCGGCATCCGGCCAGATGCTCATGCGTGCGCCGCGAATCTGCTCGGTGCCGCTCGTGACCGTCTGACCGTAGAAGACCTCGGGGGTCCACGCCGAGTTGTAGAGGCCGCGGCTGTTCACGCCGTAGCCGCCGCGCACCATGTAGAGCGAGTTCGAGTTGTTGACGACCTCGTGTCCCCAGTCGAGGAACTGCTGCGGCCGCACCGAGGAGCCGGCCTGGTTCCAGTGCTCGACCACGATGTCGGGGTCGACCTGCTCGAACTGGTTCGTCGTCATGACGCCGTCGTTCCAGATGCGCAGCTCCTTGCCCGTCGACTTCACGTACTCGTCGATGCGGTTGATGTACCACGCGACGACGTCGTCTTCGGTCGCCCCGGCACCGAACTTCGCCTCGGCGAACTCGCGGATCTGCGGGTAGTTGGCGTAGCCCGAGCCGAGCATGTACTCGTCGGCGCCCATGTGCCAGCTGTCGGCGGTGAAGACCTCGGCGTACTCGTCGATGAGGTCGGTGTAGAACTCGAACGACTCGTCCTTGGTGATGTCCATGCGGACTTCGTCTTTCGCCCCGGTCGTGGGATTGGTCAACTGGAGCTCGGGCAGGTTCTCGAGCCAGATCTCCATGTGGCCGGGCGAGTTGATCTCGGGGATCACCTCGATGCCGTACGCCGCCGCCTTCTCGACGAGGGTGCGGATGTCGTCTTTCGTGTAGTACGACCAGGTGTTCGTCTCGGGGTACCCGTCGACCTTGACCTTGAGTTCGAGCATCAGGGTGTTGAGCTTGAGGAACGACATCTCCTCGATCAGCCGGTCGATGAACTCGGGCGAGATGTTGATGACGCACGCGCACACCGTGACGCCGCGCTCCTCGTACTCGGGCACGTCGATGAGCGATCCGCCGGGCAGTTCGCTCTGCTGGCCGAGCATCTGCAGCACGGTCCGGGTGCCGTAGAGCACGCCTGCGGGTTCGGCTGCGGTGACGGTGATCGTGTCGTCGACCACGAGTTCGTAGCCTTCGGTGCCGAGGTCGTCGCGCGACGCATCGAGCTGCAACTCGATGTCTCCGGATGCCGCAGCGCCCGAGCCGAGCGTCGTGCCCGGGTGGTCGACCGCGAGCTCGTCACGGAACAGTTCGGCGAGCTCGTCGATGCGCTCGCTCGTGCCATCGGTGACGACCGCGGGGTCGGCGTCGACCGTGAACACGCCCTCGGCCGGGGTCCAGCCCTCGATGGAGGGGATGACGTCGGGCAGCTCGACGGCCGCCGATGCCGGTGAGGCGTTCGTCAGGGTGCCTGCGAGGAGCAGGATGGTGAGCCCCGACGCGGCCAGCGCACCGAGCGCACCGCGTCGTCTGCCATGCAATGTGGTGTCCAAGATGGACCCTTCGTTCCGGCAACGAGGTCCAATCAACGACATCGTTGTGCGAGCAATTGTTTACGCAAACATAGAGAGGTCGCGGCGTATCCGTCAACCATATGACGGGGAAATCTCGGAACAGAGCGCACGAACCGTCGCTCGACGCGAAGTCGCGCTTGATATCGAGAACATGTCGGGCGGCAACCACAACCCGTGACACATGGCGGTGAAGTCATGGCACGGGGCATCCGCTCGCTCTAGGCTGATGGGGTGACCGAGAAGCCGCGCCTGTCCGCCCGTATCGCCGCCATCGCCGAGTCTGCGACCCTCAAGGTCGATGCGAAGGCGAAGGCCCTCCAGGCCGAGGGGCGCCCGGTCATCTCGTACGCGGCGGGCGAGCCCGACTTCGCCACGCCCGAGTACATCGTCGAGGCGGCGCTCGCGGCGACGCACGACCCGAAGAACTACCGCTACACCCCGGCGGCGGGCCTTCCCGATCTGCGCGAGGCCGTCGCCGCGAAGACGCTTCGCGACTCGGGCCTCGAGGTCTCGCCCGGTCAGGTCGTCGTGACCAACGGTGGCAAGCAGGCGGTCTACCAGGCGTTCCAGGCGCTCCTCGACCCGGGCGACGAGGTGCTCGTGCCTGCGCCGTACTGGACCACCTACCCCGAGGCGATCAAGCTCGCCGGCGGTCGCCAGGTCGACGTGTTCGCGGGCGCCGACCAGGGCTACCTCGTCACGGTCGAACAGCTCGAGGCCGCCCGCACCGACCGCACGAAGGTGCTGCTCTTCGTCTCACCGTCGAACCCGACGGGCGCGGTGTACTCACCCGAGCAGACCCGTGCGATCGGCGAGTGGGCGCTCGAGCACGGCCTCTGGGTCGTCTCCGACGAGATCTACCAGAACCTGACGTACGGGCCGATCGACGGCGATGCGGATGCCCCTGCGCCGCGCGCCGCCTCCATCGTCGAAGCCGTGCCCGAGCTCGCCAACCAGACGATCCTCGTCAACGGCGTCGCGAAGACCTATGCGATGACCGGCTGGCGGCTCGGCTGGATGGTGGGGCCCGCCGACATCATCAAGGGCGCCGCGAACCTGCAGTCGCATCTCTCGTCGAACGTGTCGAACATCTCGCAGCGCGCGGCGATCGCAGCGCTGAACGGCCCCCAAGACGCCGTGGAGGAGATGCGCCGGGCCTTCGACCGTCGCCGCCGCACGATCGTCGCCGAGCTCTCGAAGATCGACGGGCTCACGGTGCCGGTGCCCGAGGGAGCGTTCTACGTCTACCCCGACGTCACGGGCCTGCTCGGCCGAACCTGGGGCGGGGTCACGCCCACGACCTCGCTCGAACTCGCCGACCTGATCCTCGACCAGGCCGAGGTGGCTGCGGTGCCCGGCGAGGCATTCGGCCCCTCGGGCTACCTGCGTCTCAGCTACGCGCTCGGCGACGCCCCGCTGCTCGAGGGTGTGCAGCGCCTGCAGCGACTCTTCGCGTAGTCCGGCCCGGCCTCACGGGTTCGCGAGCGCGGTGCGCGCCTCGACCGCCAGTTCGTCGGCGACGGCGGTCAGCAGAGCCGAGCGCAGGTTCCACTGCTGCCAGAAGAGCGGCACGTCGATCGGCGTGCCGCCGATGCGCACGAGGGCGCCGCGTTCGAGCTCGTCGGCCGCCTGGATCCCGGGCAGCATGCCCCAGCCGAGCCCGAGCTTGACCGCCGACGCGAAATCGCTCGACGCCGGCACGAAGTGCCGCGGCGGCCCGTCGGGGTCGACGCCGCATGCCGACAGGTGTGCGCGTTGCAGGTCGTCGCGTCGGTCGAAATCGACGAGCGGCGCCTCGGCGAGCGCAGCGTGCGCAGCGTGCGCAGCGGCATGTGACATGAGGCTCCAGCGCTCCGCGAACGCGGGCGTGGCCACGGCCTCGTAGCGCATCACGCCGAGGGGGCGCACGAGGCATCCGGCCACCGGGGCGGACTGCGAGGTCACCGCACCCAGCACCGTGCCCGACTCGAGCAGCCCCGCGGTGAAGTCCTGATCGTCGCGGTGCAGGTCGAACACGACGGAGCGGCGCTCCCCCACGCGGGCCAGCGCCGGAAGGAACCACGTCGCGAGCGAGTCGGCATTGACCGCGAGGGCGAGCGAGATCGGCCGAGCGGATGCCTCGTCGAGCCCGAACTCGGCGAGGGCGTCGTGTTCGAGCAGCGCGACCTGGCGCGCGAGTCGCACGATGGGTGCACCGGCCTCGGTGGCCCGGGCCGGCTTCGAGCGCACGACGAGCACGCGCCCGAGCTGCTGCTCGAGTGCCTTGACGCGCTGGGAGACCGCCGACGGCGTGATGCGCAACCGCCGTGCCGCCGCGTCGAAGGTGCCCTCGTCGATGACGACGGCGAGGGTGCGGGCGAGGTCGAACGGAATCTCCATCTGAAGCCATGCTAATGCCAATGAAGAATCTTGAGCTGGCATGAAGCCACCGCGCCGCCTACGGTCATTCTCGTGCCCCTCTCCTCCGCGCTCGCCGGCTTCGGCCTCGGCCTCTCGCTCATCGTCGCGATCGGCGCGCAGAACGTCTTCGTGATGCGCCAGGGCATCCGGCGCGAGCACGTCTTCGCGGTGACGGCCATCTGCGCGCTGAGCGACCTCGCGCTGATCATGGTCGGCGTCTCGGGCGTCGGCGTCGTGCTCGCGGCCGTGCCGTGGCTCGTCGACGTCATCCGGTGGGCGGGTGCGGCGTTCCTCGTCGCGTACGGAGTGCTCGCCGCGCGCCGCGCGCTTCGCCCGAACGGGCAGGCACTCGACGCGACCGCGCCGGAGCCCCGGCACGGCACCGACTCGGGCGCGACGACGACGCTCACCCGGCGGCACACCGGCACCGGGCTCGCGGCTGCGGTGCTGACCTGCCTCGCCCTCACCTGGCTGAACCCGCACGTCTACCTCGACACGGTGTTCCTGCTCGGCTCGGTCGCCAACACGCACGGAGACGGCCGCTGGGCCTTCGCCGCGGGAGCCGGTGTCGCGAGCCTCGTCTGGTTCTTCGGCCTCGCCTACGGCGCGCGGCTGCTCGGCGGCGTGCTCGCGAGCCCGCGCGCATGGCGGGTGCTCGATGCGGTCATCGCGGTCGTCATGGTCGGGCTCGGCGTCATGCTCGTGCTGCCGCGCTGACTCGAGGGGCCGGCCCCCCACCGACCCTCGCCCCACCGACGCTCGCCCCACCGACGCTCGCCCCACCGACCCTCGCCCCACCGACCCTCGCCCCACCGACCCTCGCCCCACCGGCTCTCGCCCAGCGACTCCCGCCCAGCGACGCTCGCGGGCCGACCATCACCCGCAGACTCTCCTGTTGATGCACGGGACGCATCAACAGGAGAGTCTGCGCATCCCCCGACCGGTGGATGGTCGAAATCGGTCCGTCGGGGGCTGCCGGCCGCGGCCGCCGCGCGGCATGCTCGGAGCATGGACAACACACACACGGATGCCGCGGTGCGGATCCGCGGGCTCCGCAAGGTCTACGGCGAGGTGACCGCCGTCGACGATCTCGATCTCGACATCGCCCACGGCGAGACGTTCGCCCTGCTCGGCCCGAACGGCGCCGGCAAGTCGACCACGGTCGAGATCCTCGAGGGCTACCGCCTCCGAACCTCGGGCGAGGTGAGCGTGCTCGGCGTCGACCCGGCGCGCGGCGGTCTCGACTGGAAGTCGCGCATCGGCATCGTGCTGCAGACGAGCGGCGAGACCGGGCTCCTCACCGTCACCGAGCTGCTGCGGCACTTCGCCTCCCTCTACCCGCACCCGCGCGACATCGACGAGGTCATCGCCGCGGTCGGGCTCGAGGCGAAGGCGAAGACCCGCATCGCCAAACTCTCGGGCGGCCAGCAGCGCCGCGTCGACGTCGCGCTCGGCATCGTCGGGCGGCCCGAACTGCTCTTCCTCGACGAACCGACGACGGGCTTCGACCCCGAGGCGCGGCGGCAGTTCTGGGGGCTCATCCGCTCGCTGAAGGCCGAGGGCACGACGATCCTGCTCACCACGCACTACCTCGACGAGGCCGCACAGCTCGCCGATCGCGCCGGCGTCATCGCCGGCGGGCGGCTCGTCGACCTCGGCTCGATCGACGAGATCGGCGGCGCGGCCGCGCGCACTCCCCTCGTGCGCTGGCGGGATGCCACAGGAGCCACGCACGAAGTGCGCACCGACGAGCCGGGGCTGCGCGTGGCATCCGTCGTCGCCGAACTCGGCCGCGAACCCGACGGCCTCGAAGTGATCCGGCCGACGCTCGAAGACATCTACCTGGGGCTCGTGCAGAGCGTGGAGCCCGAGACGACTGAAGAGGAGACGCTCGCATGAGCACCAACCTGATGACCCAGGGCACGTCGCGCATCGGCGTCGAGACGAAGACCTACTTCCGAGCCGCCGACACGCTCTTCTTCACCTTCCTCTTCCCGTTCGTGATGCTCGCGATCTTCTCGGCCGCGTTCAGCGCGCAGGGCGAGATCGGCCCCCCTGGGGCTGAGATCTCGATCGCGGCCCTGTACCTGCCGGCGATGATCTCTGCCGGCATCTTCCTGTCGGGCGTGCAGAACCTCGCCGTCGATATCGCCCTGGAGAAGTCGAACGGCACGCTGAAGCGGTTGGGCGGCACGCCCCTCTCACCCGTCGGGTACTTCGCCGGAAAGATCGGCCAGGTCTTCGTCACCGGCACGCTGCAGGCCGGGCTGCTGATCCTCGCCGGCTGGCTCGTGCTCGGCATCGCGCTGCCGACCGAGCCCGAGAAATGGCTCACCTTCGCGTGGGTGTTCGTGCTCGGCCTCACGACGTGCGCCCTGCTCGGCATCGCCCTCTCGGCGCTGCCTCGCTCGGGCAAGAGCGCCGCCGCGGTCGTGATCCCGATCGGACTGATCCT encodes:
- a CDS encoding LysR family transcriptional regulator ArgP; protein product: MEIPFDLARTLAVVIDEGTFDAAARRLRITPSAVSQRVKALEQQLGRVLVVRSKPARATEAGAPIVRLARQVALLEHDALAEFGLDEASARPISLALAVNADSLATWFLPALARVGERRSVVFDLHRDDQDFTAGLLESGTVLGAVTSQSAPVAGCLVRPLGVMRYEAVATPAFAERWSLMSHAAAHAAHAALAEAPLVDFDRRDDLQRAHLSACGVDPDGPPRHFVPASSDFASAVKLGLGWGMLPGIQAADELERGALVRIGGTPIDVPLFWQQWNLRSALLTAVADELAVEARTALANP
- a CDS encoding LysE/ArgO family amino acid transporter; this encodes MPLSSALAGFGLGLSLIVAIGAQNVFVMRQGIRREHVFAVTAICALSDLALIMVGVSGVGVVLAAVPWLVDVIRWAGAAFLVAYGVLAARRALRPNGQALDATAPEPRHGTDSGATTTLTRRHTGTGLAAAVLTCLALTWLNPHVYLDTVFLLGSVANTHGDGRWAFAAGAGVASLVWFFGLAYGARLLGGVLASPRAWRVLDAVIAVVMVGLGVMLVLPR
- a CDS encoding ABC transporter ATP-binding protein produces the protein MDNTHTDAAVRIRGLRKVYGEVTAVDDLDLDIAHGETFALLGPNGAGKSTTVEILEGYRLRTSGEVSVLGVDPARGGLDWKSRIGIVLQTSGETGLLTVTELLRHFASLYPHPRDIDEVIAAVGLEAKAKTRIAKLSGGQQRRVDVALGIVGRPELLFLDEPTTGFDPEARRQFWGLIRSLKAEGTTILLTTHYLDEAAQLADRAGVIAGGRLVDLGSIDEIGGAAARTPLVRWRDATGATHEVRTDEPGLRVASVVAELGREPDGLEVIRPTLEDIYLGLVQSVEPETTEEETLA
- a CDS encoding ABC transporter permease, with the translated sequence MSTNLMTQGTSRIGVETKTYFRAADTLFFTFLFPFVMLAIFSAAFSAQGEIGPPGAEISIAALYLPAMISAGIFLSGVQNLAVDIALEKSNGTLKRLGGTPLSPVGYFAGKIGQVFVTGTLQAGLLILAGWLVLGIALPTEPEKWLTFAWVFVLGLTTCALLGIALSALPRSGKSAAAVVIPIGLILQFISGVYLQWNMLPEWLQNFASLFPLKWIAQGMRSVFLPEGWEALEQNGSWNLAGVAIALGIWLVVGFVLSRLTFRWIRRDA